The genomic region CGCCTTTCTGCTCGATACGCTGCTCACCCAGGGCGTAGCGGTGAAAGCCGTTTTCGGGCCCGAGCACGGCTTCCGGGGCGAGGCCGCCGACGGCGCCACCATCAAAGACGGTAAAGACGCCCGCACCGGCCTGCCGGTGCGCAGCCTCTACGGCGCCACCAAGAAGCCCACGCCCGCCATGCTGGCCGACGTGGACGTGCTGGTGTTTGATATTCAGGACGTGGGCGTGCGGTTCTATACCTTCATCAGCACCATGCACTACATCATGGAGGCGGCCGCCGAGCAAGGCAAAGAGGTGATTGTACTGGACCGCCCCAACCCCAACGGCTGGTACGTGGACGGACCGGTGCTGGAGCCGCAGCACAAGTCGTTTGTGGGCATGCACCCCATTCCGGTGGTGCACGGCCTCACGGTGGGCGAGCTGGCTCAGATGATCAACGGCGAAAAGTGGCTGGCCGGCGGCAAACAATGCCGCCTGACGGTGGTGCCCGTGCAGGGCTACACCCACGCCACCCGCTACGAGCTGCCGGTCCGCCCCTCCCCCAACCTGCCCAATGCCCATTCCGTGACCCTCTACCCCACCGTCTGCTTGTTTGAGGGCACCGACGTGAGCGTAGGCCGGGGCACGGAAATGCCGTTTGAAGTGATTGGGGGCCCCACCCAGCCCGCCACACGACCGTATAGCTTCACGCCCAAGCCCAACACTGGCTCGCCCACGCCGCCCCAGAACGGCAAGCTGTGCTACGGCCTCGACCTGCGCAGCTCCGGCAACGACGTTGGCTTCACGGTGAAGTATTTGCTCGACTTCTACCAGCAGAGCACCGCCAAAGACAAGTTTTTCGGCAAGTACTTCGAGCAGCTGACCGGCACTTCCACGGTACGCCAGATGATTGTGGCCGGCAAGACGGAGCCGGAAATCCGGGCTTCGTGGGAGCCGGCGCTGGGGCAGTACAAGGCTATGCGGCAGAAGTATCTGTTGTACAAGTAAGGGCGCGTTGTGCGCGCCTGGCCACTGCAAGGCCACTTTTTACGAATAAAACAGTCTTATCCGGACCATGGAGTCGTCATCATCAGCCAA from Hymenobacter canadensis harbors:
- a CDS encoding exo-beta-N-acetylmuramidase NamZ family protein; the protein is MPISNFPGLLSTALLLANCSATAPTQPAAATPAPAPSVTVASAPQVLTEPAAALRVGAARFERYLPLLKGKRVGLVVNQTALVGRAFLLDTLLTQGVAVKAVFGPEHGFRGEAADGATIKDGKDARTGLPVRSLYGATKKPTPAMLADVDVLVFDIQDVGVRFYTFISTMHYIMEAAAEQGKEVIVLDRPNPNGWYVDGPVLEPQHKSFVGMHPIPVVHGLTVGELAQMINGEKWLAGGKQCRLTVVPVQGYTHATRYELPVRPSPNLPNAHSVTLYPTVCLFEGTDVSVGRGTEMPFEVIGGPTQPATRPYSFTPKPNTGSPTPPQNGKLCYGLDLRSSGNDVGFTVKYLLDFYQQSTAKDKFFGKYFEQLTGTSTVRQMIVAGKTEPEIRASWEPALGQYKAMRQKYLLYK